In the Ictalurus punctatus breed USDA103 chromosome 7, Coco_2.0, whole genome shotgun sequence genome, one interval contains:
- the serpinh2 gene encoding serine (or cysteine) peptidase inhibitor, clade H, member 2, with translation MLPTAALCLSLVLMVKPSMSQQPLTSGDPQQKSFSSLTHPSWSLGLQVYRALRNEGSHINTLISPVLLANALDALSHTAKGATARQLQELLKNYKDVKFSPNPFKSMRNANGTSYILHGSSAIFSKQVTTLESGFLEELQTQFELDHVALGLGDKQEDMEKLRSWAKSGMGGVKEMPLIEGPDSKEGALILASALHFKGFWDHAFDEENEDLRSFLGTKYTKVSMMHRSGVYRHYEDIENMVQVLELGLWGGKASMVLLLPFHVERLARLEHMLTLEQLEKWLGKLSSMSMALSLPRVNVSSTLSLQKQLAALGVVDAWDQKVADFSGLGKGKLHLRDFLHWTSLELVPDSGIKDGVEEEQHVEKPKLFYADHSFIIMVKDNSTGALLMLGALDLAEGAALHDEL, from the exons ATGCTGCCAACTGCTGCTCTGTGTTTATCACTGGTCTTGATGGTCAAGCCTTCCATGTCCCAGCAACCCCTGACCTCAGGTGACCCCCAGCAGAAGAGCTTTTCATCCCTGACCCACCCAAGCTGGTCCTTAGGGCTGCAAGTGTACAGGGCCCTCCGAAATGAAGGTTCTCACATCAACACCCTCATTTCTCCTGTACTGCTCGCCAACGCACTGGACGCGCTGAGCCACACAGCCAAGGGAGCCACAGCCAGACAGCTCCAGGAGCTCCTAAAGAACTACAAAGATGTGAAATTTTCACCCAATCCTTTTAAATCCATGAGAAACGCAAACGGAACCAGCTACATACTGCATGGTTCCTCAGCTATCTTCTCCAAGCAGGTTACTACACTGGAGAGCGGCttcctggaggagctgcagACCCAGTTTGAACTGGACCATGTGGCTTTAGGTCTAGGGGATAAACAGGAAGATATGGAGAAGCTCAGATCCTGGGCCAAAAGTGGAATGGGAGGAGTGAAAGAGATGCCACTGATTGAAGGACCAGACTCTAAAGAAGGAGCCCTGATCCTGGCCAGCGCACTGCACTTTAAAG GGTTTTGGGATCATGCCTTTGACGAAGAAAATGAAGACCTGCGAAGCTTTTTGGGGACCAAGTACACCAAAGTGTCTATGATGCACAGATCAG GGGTGTACCGTCACTATGAGGACATCGAGAATATGGTGCAGGTATTGGAGCTGGGTCTGTGGGGTGGAAAGGCCAGCATGGTGCTTCTGTTGCCTTTCCATGTGGAGAGACTGGCCAGGCTGGAGCACATGTTGACACTCGAGCAGCTGGAGAAATGGCTTGGGAAGCTGAGCAGCATGAGCATGGCACTGTCTCTGCCCAGGGTCAATGTCAGCAGCACACTCAGCCTACAG AAACAGTTAGCTGCACTGGGCGTGGTCGATGCCTGGGACCAGAAAGTAGCCGATTTCTCAGGTCTTGGGAAGGGGAAGCTTCATCTCCGGGATTTTCTTCATTGGACATCACTGGAACTGGTGCCTGATTCAGGCATTAAGGATGGCGTAGAGGAGGAACAGCATGTGGAGAAACCCAAACTTTTCTATGCAGATCATTCCTTCATTATTATGGTGAAGGATAACAGCACTGGAGCTCTGCTGATGTTGGGTGCACTGGATCTGGCAGAAGGGGCTGCACTGCATGATGAGCTATAG